Proteins encoded within one genomic window of Dromaius novaehollandiae isolate bDroNov1 chromosome 7, bDroNov1.hap1, whole genome shotgun sequence:
- the MOB4 gene encoding MOB-like protein phocein isoform X3 has translation MLEVKNTPAALLCNRSGGPTPVSKPRAPRREATQRPASPAARCPPAFGSVTASRTRRTPGGSFSRHRPSKDFYNWPDESFEEMDSTLAVQQYIQQNIRADCSNIDKILEPPEGQDEGVWKYEHLRQFCLELNGLAVKLQSECHPDTCTQMTATEQWIFLCAAHKTPKECPAIDYTRHTLDGAACLLNSNKYFPSRVSIKESSVAKLGSVCRRIYRIFSHAYFHHRQIFDEYENETFLCHRFTKFVMKYNLMSKDNLIVPILEEEVQNSVAGESEA, from the exons ATGCTAGAAGTTAAAAACACCCCGGCTGCGTTACTGTGTAACAGGAGCGGAGGGCCCACTCCTGTCAGCAAACCCCGCGCTCCCAGGCGGGAGGCAACGCAGCGCCCTGCCTCACCGGCTGCACGTTGCCCACCAGCTTTCGGCTCCGTCACGGCCTCCAGAACACGCAGGACTCCCGGCGGATCCTTCTCACGGCATCGCCCGAGCAAA GATTTTTACAATTGGCCTGATGAATCCTTTGAAGAAATGGATAGCACACTAGCTGTTCAGCAG TATATCCAGCAAAATATAAGGGCAGACTGTTccaacattgataagatccttgAACCTCCTGAAGGCCAGGATGAAGGTGTATGGAAGTATGAACATTTAAG acaaTTCTGTCTTGAGCTCAATGGACTAGCTGTCAAGCTTCAG AGTGAATGTCACCCAGACACATGTACTCAGATGACAGCAACTGAACAATGGATTTTTCTTTGTGCAGCTCATAAAACTCCCAAAGAG TGTCCTGCTATAGACTACACTAGACACACACTTGATGGAGCTGCATGTCTTCTGAATAGCAATAAATATTTCCccagcag GGTAAGCATAAAGGAATCCTCTGTAGCCAAACTAGGATCAGTGTGCCGAAGGatttacagaatattttcacACGCTTATTTTCATCACCGACAGATATTTGATGAATATGAA AATGAAACCTTCTTGTGTCATCGGTTCACGAAATTTGTGATGAAGTATAATTTGATGTCCAAGGATAACCTGATTGTAccaattttggaagaagaagTGCAAAATTCAGTGGCAGGGGAGAGTGAGGCATGA
- the MOB4 gene encoding MOB-like protein phocein isoform X2, giving the protein MAKHTLFRTSLRVEEKPRALTLSRSGAEDRDRHQQPPFRRKHPTAETPQIRILSGRGRHLTPYLPLRYSRCHTEAARPGPALPTSFPPPAPHERSSLALLKHHGPPRPSRPAPPLSRDSRPRPTAAACRARQPLPARWGPAPSPRPPAAAAAAVPPPRPPPRPALPHPGPGAAVTMVMAEATAVLRRNRPGTKAQDFYNWPDESFEEMDSTLAVQQYIQQNIRADCSNIDKILEPPEGQDEGVWKYEHLRQFCLELNGLAVKLQSECHPDTCTQMTATEQWIFLCAAHKTPKEGKHKGILCSQTRISVPKDLQNIFTRLFSSPTDI; this is encoded by the exons ATGGCGAAACACACGTTATTTAGAACAAGTTTGCGAGTGGAAGAAAAGCCCAGAGCGCTCACTCTGTCACGCAGTGGAGCTGAGGACAGGGACAGGCACCAGCAGCCTCCATTTCGCAGGAAACATCCTACAGCTGAAACCCCGCAGATAAGGATTTTATCGGGGCGGGGGAGGCACCTTACCCCCTACCTGCCGCTCCGCTACTCTCGCTGCCACACAGAGGCAGCGCGCCCCGGCCCAGCTCTCCCGACCTCCTTCCCACCTCCCGCTCCCCACGAGCGCAGCAGCCTCGCGCTCCTGAAGCACCAcggcccgccccggcccagccgcccggcgccgccgctctcGCGAGATTCGCGCCCCCGCCCAACGGCCGCTGCCTGCCGCGCGCGGCAGCCGTTGCCCGCCCGTtggggccccgccccctccccccgcccgccggcggccgccgcagcGGCCGTTCCtccccctcgcccgccgccccgcccggcgctgccgcatCCGGGTCCTGGCGCCGCTGTCACTATGGTCATGGCGGAGGCGACGGCAGTGCTGAGGCGGAACAGGCCGGGCACCAAGGCCCAG GATTTTTACAATTGGCCTGATGAATCCTTTGAAGAAATGGATAGCACACTAGCTGTTCAGCAG TATATCCAGCAAAATATAAGGGCAGACTGTTccaacattgataagatccttgAACCTCCTGAAGGCCAGGATGAAGGTGTATGGAAGTATGAACATTTAAG acaaTTCTGTCTTGAGCTCAATGGACTAGCTGTCAAGCTTCAG AGTGAATGTCACCCAGACACATGTACTCAGATGACAGCAACTGAACAATGGATTTTTCTTTGTGCAGCTCATAAAACTCCCAAAGAG GGTAAGCATAAAGGAATCCTCTGTAGCCAAACTAGGATCAGTGTGCCGAAGGatttacagaatattttcacACGCTTATTTTCATCACCGACAGATATTTGA
- the MOB4 gene encoding MOB-like protein phocein isoform X1, with amino-acid sequence MAKHTLFRTSLRVEEKPRALTLSRSGAEDRDRHQQPPFRRKHPTAETPQIRILSGRGRHLTPYLPLRYSRCHTEAARPGPALPTSFPPPAPHERSSLALLKHHGPPRPSRPAPPLSRDSRPRPTAAACRARQPLPARWGPAPSPRPPAAAAAAVPPPRPPPRPALPHPGPGAAVTMVMAEATAVLRRNRPGTKAQDFYNWPDESFEEMDSTLAVQQYIQQNIRADCSNIDKILEPPEGQDEGVWKYEHLRQFCLELNGLAVKLQSECHPDTCTQMTATEQWIFLCAAHKTPKECPAIDYTRHTLDGAACLLNSNKYFPSRVSIKESSVAKLGSVCRRIYRIFSHAYFHHRQIFDEYENETFLCHRFTKFVMKYNLMSKDNLIVPILEEEVQNSVAGESEA; translated from the exons ATGGCGAAACACACGTTATTTAGAACAAGTTTGCGAGTGGAAGAAAAGCCCAGAGCGCTCACTCTGTCACGCAGTGGAGCTGAGGACAGGGACAGGCACCAGCAGCCTCCATTTCGCAGGAAACATCCTACAGCTGAAACCCCGCAGATAAGGATTTTATCGGGGCGGGGGAGGCACCTTACCCCCTACCTGCCGCTCCGCTACTCTCGCTGCCACACAGAGGCAGCGCGCCCCGGCCCAGCTCTCCCGACCTCCTTCCCACCTCCCGCTCCCCACGAGCGCAGCAGCCTCGCGCTCCTGAAGCACCAcggcccgccccggcccagccgcccggcgccgccgctctcGCGAGATTCGCGCCCCCGCCCAACGGCCGCTGCCTGCCGCGCGCGGCAGCCGTTGCCCGCCCGTtggggccccgccccctccccccgcccgccggcggccgccgcagcGGCCGTTCCtccccctcgcccgccgccccgcccggcgctgccgcatCCGGGTCCTGGCGCCGCTGTCACTATGGTCATGGCGGAGGCGACGGCAGTGCTGAGGCGGAACAGGCCGGGCACCAAGGCCCAG GATTTTTACAATTGGCCTGATGAATCCTTTGAAGAAATGGATAGCACACTAGCTGTTCAGCAG TATATCCAGCAAAATATAAGGGCAGACTGTTccaacattgataagatccttgAACCTCCTGAAGGCCAGGATGAAGGTGTATGGAAGTATGAACATTTAAG acaaTTCTGTCTTGAGCTCAATGGACTAGCTGTCAAGCTTCAG AGTGAATGTCACCCAGACACATGTACTCAGATGACAGCAACTGAACAATGGATTTTTCTTTGTGCAGCTCATAAAACTCCCAAAGAG TGTCCTGCTATAGACTACACTAGACACACACTTGATGGAGCTGCATGTCTTCTGAATAGCAATAAATATTTCCccagcag GGTAAGCATAAAGGAATCCTCTGTAGCCAAACTAGGATCAGTGTGCCGAAGGatttacagaatattttcacACGCTTATTTTCATCACCGACAGATATTTGATGAATATGAA AATGAAACCTTCTTGTGTCATCGGTTCACGAAATTTGTGATGAAGTATAATTTGATGTCCAAGGATAACCTGATTGTAccaattttggaagaagaagTGCAAAATTCAGTGGCAGGGGAGAGTGAGGCATGA